A region from the Nostoc sp. HK-01 genome encodes:
- a CDS encoding metallophosphoesterase has product MKLISPGCSIFLQLLATVTFATPVFAEIVNINLLQLNDIYEITPVEGGSRGGLARVATVRKQLRQTNPRTYTVLAGDFFSPSALGTAKINGIPLAGQQMVAVLNALGLDYATFGNHEFDLPENLFYQRLQESRFGWFSGNVSDSQGQPFKSVPKSIVFNVKGDRGAIVRVGLIGVTLDSNKQKYVSYADPLTVAKQQVVALKGKVDILVAVTHLPIESDRTLAETIPEIDLIIGGHEHENIQQWRGRDFTPIFKADANARTVYIHQLRYDTKKRNLEINSRLMPITDKIPEEPKTAQVVKEWLNRSYQAFRANGFEPTQEVAKTSFPLDGLESSVRNKSTELTKLIAEAMLQEVPDADLAIFNGGSIRVDDVIPPGSITQYDVIRILPFGGKVVAVEMKGELLKKVLEQGQKNKGTGGYLHTAKVTQEQSSGNWFINSQPLDAEKFYKVAISDFLISGKEKGLDFLNFQQPDIKLIAEKRDIRFVVIDELKKQATNLTR; this is encoded by the coding sequence ACGAAATAACACCAGTGGAAGGGGGAAGTCGTGGTGGTTTGGCGCGTGTCGCTACTGTAAGAAAACAATTACGTCAAACAAACCCGCGCACCTATACTGTGTTAGCTGGAGATTTTTTCAGTCCTTCGGCTTTAGGAACAGCCAAAATTAACGGTATACCTTTAGCAGGACAGCAGATGGTAGCTGTGTTGAATGCTTTAGGTTTGGACTATGCAACTTTTGGTAATCATGAATTTGACTTACCAGAAAACTTATTTTATCAAAGATTGCAAGAATCTCGGTTTGGTTGGTTTTCTGGGAATGTGTCGGATAGTCAAGGTCAACCTTTTAAAAGTGTCCCCAAGTCGATAGTATTTAATGTGAAAGGCGATCGCGGTGCTATTGTCAGAGTTGGGTTAATTGGTGTTACTCTCGATAGTAATAAACAAAAGTACGTCAGTTACGCAGACCCCTTAACGGTAGCTAAACAGCAGGTAGTCGCGTTGAAAGGAAAAGTGGATATTTTGGTAGCTGTAACTCATTTACCCATAGAGAGCGATCGCACACTTGCAGAAACAATACCAGAAATTGACCTGATTATCGGCGGTCACGAACACGAAAATATTCAACAATGGCGGGGTCGGGATTTTACCCCAATATTTAAAGCCGATGCTAACGCACGTACAGTATATATTCATCAACTGCGCTACGACACCAAAAAGCGTAACCTGGAAATTAACTCTCGTTTAATGCCAATTACCGATAAAATTCCTGAAGAACCGAAAACAGCACAGGTAGTCAAAGAATGGCTAAACCGCAGTTATCAAGCTTTTCGCGCCAATGGTTTTGAACCAACCCAAGAAGTGGCTAAAACATCATTTCCTTTAGATGGTTTAGAATCGAGTGTTCGCAACAAATCTACCGAACTCACCAAGTTAATTGCTGAAGCAATGTTGCAAGAAGTCCCCGATGCAGATTTAGCTATATTTAATGGCGGTTCAATTCGCGTTGATGATGTAATTCCGCCAGGGTCAATTACTCAATATGATGTCATTCGCATCTTGCCTTTTGGTGGTAAAGTTGTGGCGGTAGAAATGAAGGGTGAATTATTAAAAAAAGTTTTAGAACAAGGTCAAAAAAATAAAGGTACTGGTGGTTATCTGCACACAGCAAAAGTTACTCAAGAACAAAGTTCAGGTAATTGGTTCATAAATAGTCAACCTCTTGACGCAGAAAAATTTTATAAAGTTGCTATTAGTGATTTTTTAATCAGTGGTAAAGAAAAAGGATTAGATTTTTTAAATTTTCAACAACCAGATATTAAGCTAATTGCTGAAAAACGTGATATTCGTTTTGTCGTCATTGACGAATTAAAAAAACAAGCAACTAATCTAACTCGCTGA
- a CDS encoding putative Galanin has product MNQNKENLVKLEDPEFSQYFTVYGDNQIEARYVLSTNLMAKLVQFRKKARKNIYVSFVQNMIYIAVEYADDIFEPKLFKKMLSFAPMREYFENIHLMLDIVEDLNLNRHIWGKD; this is encoded by the coding sequence TTGAACCAGAATAAAGAAAATTTAGTTAAATTAGAAGACCCAGAATTTTCGCAATATTTTACTGTTTATGGTGACAATCAAATTGAAGCCAGATATGTTTTGTCTACAAATTTAATGGCCAAGCTAGTTCAGTTTAGAAAGAAAGCTAGAAAAAATATTTATGTGTCATTTGTGCAAAATATGATTTACATAGCTGTTGAATATGCAGATGATATTTTTGAGCCTAAACTTTTTAAAAAGATGTTAAGCTTCGCCCCTATGCGAGAATATTTTGAAAATATACATCTCATGCTCGATATTGTGGAAGATTTGAATTTGAATAGACATATTTGGGGAAAAGATTAA